One genomic window of Roseateles sp. DAIF2 includes the following:
- a CDS encoding PAN domain-containing protein translates to MGALLLPPTAHAVDGIDLPGFDYANFNADSPPVCRNSCGGDSRCQAWTWVKPGVQGPTGRCWLKSRLPALVKNSCCNSGPRKYISRADMKPEDRTDRPGSDYKNFVSSSWKSCEAACGGDRSCAAWTYARPGLQGPQGRCWLKGRIPNPEGNLRTVSGVKFKPASVPIDPGTNLVPAED, encoded by the coding sequence ATGGGCGCGCTGCTGCTCCCGCCGACGGCCCATGCGGTCGACGGGATCGACTTACCCGGGTTCGATTACGCCAACTTCAATGCTGACTCGCCGCCGGTCTGCAGAAATTCGTGCGGCGGCGATTCCAGATGTCAGGCCTGGACGTGGGTCAAGCCAGGCGTCCAGGGCCCCACCGGGCGCTGCTGGCTCAAGAGCCGGCTGCCCGCGCTGGTGAAGAACAGTTGCTGCAACTCGGGACCTCGCAAATACATCTCAAGGGCCGACATGAAGCCGGAAGACCGCACGGATCGCCCCGGATCGGACTACAAGAATTTCGTTTCAAGCTCATGGAAAAGCTGCGAGGCGGCATGCGGCGGCGATCGCTCCTGCGCAGCCTGGACCTATGCCCGCCCGGGCTTACAAGGGCCGCAGGGGCGTTGCTGGCTCAAGGGTCGCATCCCGAACCCGGAAGGCAATCTGCGCACCGTCTCCGGCGTCAAGTTCAAGCCCGCCTCGGTGCCCATCGATCCCGGCACCAACCTCGTCCCGGCTGAGGACTAG